Below is a window of Natronorubrum halophilum DNA.
CGTAGGCGAACTGCTCTAAGCGTTCGTTCGACTCCTCGAGTTTCGAAATTGTCTGCTCGAGTCTGCGCTGGTACTCCGTGCGTTCGGTGATGTCGGACATCGTCACCACGCCGCGAGTCACGTCGCCGCGCTCGTTCCTGATCGGCATTCCCTTGACGCTGAGGGTTCGCTTCTCGCCGTCTACGGCGTCGATCTCTAAGGTTCTGGGGTCGGTTAGTTCCTCGCCCGCCAGTACCTTGGCGAGCGTCCACTCGTCGCTCTGGCCCGGTTCGCCCGTGTCGGCCCACCTGACGGGGAACTCGTCGTAGTCCTCGATCGAGTCGGCGTCGAACACGTCGCCGCCCCAGATGTCTTCGGCAGCCGTGTTGGCCTCGACGAGGCCACCGTCCTGATCCGCGACGACGACCCCCACGGGGAGGATCTCGAAGAGGGACTGGAGCTGTTCTTTGTTCCGCTGCAGTTCCAGTTCGGCTCGCTTTCGCTCCGTAATGTCCGTCAACGCGCCGGGGAACGTGAGCGGCGTACCGTCCTCGTCACATTCGATGTGGCCACGGGCAACGACCCATCGGAGTTCGCCGTCGGCGTTCCAGACGCGGTACTCCTCCTCGTACTCCCCGCCCGATTCGATGGCGGCCTCGATTCGTCGCATCACCCGCTCGCGGTCGGCCTCGTGAATCGAGGACGTGATGCGCTCGAGCGGAACACCCTCTCGGGCCGCGTCGGGATCGACGCCGAACGTCGTGGCGAACGACCGCCCGGCCACGAACTGATCCGCTGGGATGTGCCACTCCCACGTTCCGACTGCCCCGGCCTCCGTCGCCGCCTCGAGCTGTGCTTTCGCGTCTTCTAAGTACCGCTCCCGTTCTTTCTGTTCGGTGATGTCCTGGGCCATCGTCATCCCGGCGAGGACGTCGCCTCGCTCGTCGGTGATCGGAACCGCGTGGATCACCCACTCCCGTCCGGCGTACGTGATTTCGACCGATCGATCCTCACCCGCCAGTGCAGCCAGAAACGCGGTCTCGAGGTCGGTGGCGATTTCCGACGGCCAGACGTCGACGACGTTCCGTCCCTCGAGATCGCTGGGATCGACGGGAATGCGGTCGAACCCCTGGCCCGCCGCCAGCGTGTACTCAAGGTCGTAATCGAAGAGCGTGACGAGACCGTTCGGGAAGTACTCCGCGAGGGTGCGATAGCGCTGCTCGGACTCCTCGAGGGCCTGCTGACGCTTCCGGCGTTCGGTAACGTCACGGAAGTACACCGAAATACCGGTTTCGGAGGGGTAGCAGTTCGCCTCGACCCAGAAGCCGAGCGTGTCGTAGTACAGTTCGTAGCTGGTCGACTCCTGTGTTTCCGCCGCCGTCCGGAAGGCGTCCCAGACCTCGTCGATTTCGGCGGCGGAGGGGAACACGTCCCAGAGGTTCTCGCCGAGCAGTTCCTCCTCGGAGTGCTGTAAGAGCTCTTCGGCGCGGTCGTTGACGTGAGTGAATCGGAACTGGTCGTCGACGGCGTAGAACGCATCAGAGATCCGACTGAGAATACGCTGGAGTTCCCCCTCGAGTTCTCGCTCGCGCTCCCGCCGGGCAGTCATGTCGCGAGTGACCTTCAGATAGCCACGATGGGTACCGTCGTCGACCCACACCGGGGTAATCGTGACGTTCGCCCAGAACTTCGTCCCGTCGTTTCTGACGCGCCACCCCTCGTCCTCGAGAGAGCCGTTCTCGATCGACTTTTCGAGGTTTCGTTCGGGCACGTTCGCCGCTCGATCGCTCTCGGTGTAGAACGTGGAGATGTGCTCGCCGAGGATCTCCTCGCGGTCGTAGCCCTTGATCTGTCTCGCTCCTTCGTTCCAACTGGCGACGTGTCCGTCCGAATCGAGCCGGAAAATCGCGTACTCTTCGACCGCGTTGACCAGCGATTGAAACCGTTCTTCGCTCTCCTGGAGGACTCCTTCAGAGCGCTTTCGATCGGTGATATCGTAGTAGAGTTCGACCCGCCCGCGTACGCTCCCGACTCGATCAGGCTTGCTCTGATACTCGAGCCAGCGTTCCTCGCGGCCTTCGGATTCGTCGGCGGTAACCCGACACTCGAGGCGGTCGACGTAGCTGTTGTCCTCGTAGCTTCCGAGGACCGTCTCGGCGAACGAGTCGGACTCGGCGAAGCGATCCGTGAGCGTGTTCTCGATCACCCTCCGATTGTCCCGTCCAACGATTTCGTCACGCTCGAGACCGAGGAATTTCTCGCCAGTCTCGTCGATCCAGGCGACTTCGAACGTCTCGTCGAGCACGACGAGACCGGTGTTGACCTCGTCGAGTACGGGTGTGTTCGATGCGGACGATTCCCCCGACGAATCGGAACGGTTCGATCGCGACCCCGTGTCGAAGTGCGTCCGAGCGACGCCAACGAAC
It encodes the following:
- a CDS encoding PAS domain S-box protein; this translates as MSTRPGATDGSFWGDVDDDVARTRYQTLVETIDDGIFRLDADGRFAAINDALVETTGYTREELVGEPVSFLFGTAVERIERKLDRRGSTADSETVTAELAVRSATDGSVSCELRLNPLGDDVEVRGFVGVARTHFDTGSRSNRSDSSGESSASNTPVLDEVNTGLVVLDETFEVAWIDETGEKFLGLERDEIVGRDNRRVIENTLTDRFAESDSFAETVLGSYEDNSYVDRLECRVTADESEGREERWLEYQSKPDRVGSVRGRVELYYDITDRKRSEGVLQESEERFQSLVNAVEEYAIFRLDSDGHVASWNEGARQIKGYDREEILGEHISTFYTESDRAANVPERNLEKSIENGSLEDEGWRVRNDGTKFWANVTITPVWVDDGTHRGYLKVTRDMTARRERERELEGELQRILSRISDAFYAVDDQFRFTHVNDRAEELLQHSEEELLGENLWDVFPSAAEIDEVWDAFRTAAETQESTSYELYYDTLGFWVEANCYPSETGISVYFRDVTERRKRQQALEESEQRYRTLAEYFPNGLVTLFDYDLEYTLAAGQGFDRIPVDPSDLEGRNVVDVWPSEIATDLETAFLAALAGEDRSVEITYAGREWVIHAVPITDERGDVLAGMTMAQDITEQKERERYLEDAKAQLEAATEAGAVGTWEWHIPADQFVAGRSFATTFGVDPDAAREGVPLERITSSIHEADRERVMRRIEAAIESGGEYEEEYRVWNADGELRWVVARGHIECDEDGTPLTFPGALTDITERKRAELELQRNKEQLQSLFEILPVGVVVADQDGGLVEANTAAEDIWGGDVFDADSIEDYDEFPVRWADTGEPGQSDEWTLAKVLAGEELTDPRTLEIDAVDGEKRTLSVKGMPIRNERGDVTRGVVTMSDITERTEYQRRLEQTISKLEESNERLEQFAYAASHDLQEPLRMVSSYLQLIERRYADELDADGEEFLAYAVNGADRMRRMIEGLLEYSRVETRGDPLEPVELEAVLEDVLEDLQLQIEDHGVEITVEELPRVEGDPSQLRQVLQNLLTNAITYSGDETPRIRVDAERRGQRWVVSVHDEGIGIDPADQERVFDVFQRLHSREEHPGTGIGLALCQRIVERHDGDIWVDSEPGAGATFSFTLSAAERR